One genomic region from Desulfovermiculus halophilus DSM 18834 encodes:
- a CDS encoding TraB/GumN family protein, protein MTDTTTDSKIQTALPPSVTTVRLEDKTVHIVGTAHVSHASVRDVETAISQIRPETVCVELCPSRHQAMTRPDDWKNMDLFKVVKEKKALFLLLQLILSGFYRSIAKQLGIQPGAEMLAAVTQAREQGANLVLADRDVNITLKRVWGYLPWWQKLKMLFHLVGTLIVPDKVDESSIEELKDKDQLEVVMDQVARAYPQVKKRLIDERDLYLAHAIQNAPGRVVVAVVGAGHVPGIVKALPSQIDPAPLQELPPPAKWPRVLKWLIPAIILGLLVYGFIQGPEQSIQSVSIWVLVNGIFSALAVALALAHPITIVSTFVAAPLTSLNPTVAAGWVAGLVQAWVKKPTVADLEGLPGALGSVRSFWLNPVCRILLVVVLANLGSSLGTFVAGGWIASRLF, encoded by the coding sequence ATGACCGATACGACCACTGATTCGAAGATTCAAACCGCATTGCCCCCAAGCGTGACCACTGTCCGTCTAGAGGACAAGACCGTGCATATCGTGGGCACTGCCCATGTCTCCCATGCCAGTGTCCGGGACGTGGAGACCGCCATCTCCCAGATCCGGCCGGAGACCGTCTGCGTCGAGCTCTGTCCTTCCCGGCATCAGGCCATGACCCGGCCCGATGACTGGAAAAACATGGATCTCTTCAAGGTGGTCAAGGAGAAAAAGGCCCTTTTCCTCCTCCTGCAGCTGATTCTTTCCGGCTTTTACCGCTCCATAGCCAAGCAACTGGGGATCCAGCCCGGGGCGGAGATGCTGGCTGCCGTGACCCAGGCTCGAGAGCAGGGGGCGAATCTGGTCCTGGCCGACCGGGATGTGAACATTACCCTGAAAAGGGTCTGGGGCTATCTGCCCTGGTGGCAGAAGCTGAAGATGCTCTTTCACCTTGTGGGCACCCTGATCGTCCCGGACAAGGTGGATGAGTCCAGCATTGAAGAGCTCAAGGACAAGGACCAGCTGGAAGTGGTCATGGATCAGGTCGCTCGAGCCTACCCTCAGGTCAAGAAACGGCTCATCGATGAACGGGATCTGTACCTGGCCCATGCAATCCAGAACGCCCCCGGCCGGGTTGTTGTCGCCGTGGTCGGGGCCGGACACGTCCCGGGAATAGTCAAGGCCCTGCCCTCGCAGATCGACCCGGCCCCTCTTCAAGAACTCCCCCCGCCCGCGAAATGGCCGAGAGTCCTCAAATGGCTCATCCCGGCCATTATTCTCGGCCTCCTTGTCTACGGATTTATTCAAGGACCGGAGCAGTCGATCCAGTCCGTCTCCATCTGGGTCCTGGTCAACGGCATTTTCTCCGCTCTGGCCGTTGCCCTGGCCCTGGCCCATCCAATCACCATTGTTTCCACCTTTGTGGCCGCTCCACTCACCAGCCTGAATCCCACTGTGGCTGCCGGCTGGGTTGCCGGCCTGGTGCAGGCCTGGGTCAAAAAGCCCACTGTGGCCGACCTGGAGGGCCTGCCCGGAGCTCTTGGTTCTGTGCGCAGCTTCTGGCTCAATCCTGTGTGCCGCATCCTCCTGGTTGTGGTTTTGGCCAACCTGGGCAGCTCCCTGGGCACATTCGTGGCCGGAGGGTGGATCGCCAGCCGGCTGTTTTAG
- a CDS encoding M48 family metalloprotease, with the protein MTTSPPTSWMSRRSFLALSMGAAAGTLSGCAVNPVTGQSQFMLMSREQEIQIDSERSPHQFSADYGVIRDSGLNAYINRTGQGLAALTHRPDMPYSFQGVNAAYVNAYAFPGGSIAVTRGILVEMENEAELAALLGHELAHVNARHTGEQMTKGVFVSALLTGAGIALGDDDTYAALLSNLGGLGASMLLAKYSRDNEREADALGMEYMVQAGYSPQGMIGLQDMLVNLSSRQPSALETMFSTHPMSRERLQTARRTAESRFGYAAQNPVYKERYMDQTADLRKIKPAIKAMQDGQKQMAAKDYAQAEASFSRALQVAPDDYAALVMMSQALMALGRPREAERYAQQAEEVYPREAQAKYMTGVINLEQGDYETALHSFSSYDQVLPGNPMTTFLQGLSLEGMGRKESAASRYMQFLRQGSQGNQARYAYSRLKEWGYIR; encoded by the coding sequence ATGACCACCTCACCCCCTACTTCCTGGATGAGCAGACGCTCGTTTCTTGCCCTGAGCATGGGCGCGGCCGCAGGAACCCTGTCCGGATGCGCCGTCAACCCGGTGACCGGCCAGTCCCAGTTCATGCTCATGTCCAGAGAACAGGAGATTCAGATAGATAGTGAACGCTCCCCGCACCAGTTCTCAGCCGACTACGGAGTGATCCGGGATTCGGGCCTCAACGCCTATATCAACCGGACTGGACAGGGCCTGGCCGCCCTGACCCACCGGCCGGACATGCCCTACTCCTTTCAAGGAGTAAACGCCGCCTACGTCAACGCCTATGCCTTTCCAGGCGGGAGCATTGCGGTAACCAGGGGCATACTGGTGGAGATGGAGAACGAGGCCGAGCTGGCCGCCCTGCTCGGGCATGAGCTCGCCCACGTCAACGCCAGGCATACCGGTGAACAAATGACCAAGGGCGTCTTTGTCTCCGCACTCTTGACCGGAGCCGGCATAGCCCTGGGAGACGACGACACCTACGCTGCCTTGCTTTCCAACCTTGGCGGCCTCGGGGCGAGCATGCTTCTGGCCAAGTACAGCCGGGACAATGAACGGGAAGCAGATGCCCTGGGCATGGAATACATGGTTCAAGCCGGCTACAGTCCCCAGGGGATGATCGGCCTGCAGGACATGCTGGTCAACCTCTCCTCCCGGCAGCCCTCGGCCCTGGAGACCATGTTCTCCACCCATCCCATGTCCAGGGAACGGCTGCAGACCGCCCGGCGGACCGCCGAATCCCGCTTTGGGTATGCGGCGCAGAACCCGGTGTACAAGGAACGCTACATGGACCAGACCGCGGACCTGCGCAAGATCAAGCCGGCCATCAAAGCCATGCAGGACGGCCAGAAGCAGATGGCCGCAAAGGACTATGCCCAAGCAGAAGCATCATTTAGCCGGGCCCTCCAGGTCGCTCCGGACGACTATGCCGCCTTGGTTATGATGTCCCAGGCCCTCATGGCCCTCGGGCGTCCCCGGGAGGCTGAGCGTTACGCCCAGCAGGCGGAAGAGGTTTATCCCCGGGAAGCGCAGGCCAAATACATGACCGGGGTGATCAATCTGGAGCAGGGGGATTACGAGACCGCTCTGCATTCCTTTTCCTCCTACGACCAAGTCCTGCCCGGCAATCCCATGACCACCTTCCTGCAAGGCCTGTCCTTGGAGGGAATGGGCCGCAAAGAGTCGGCCGCCTCCAGGTATATGCAGTTTCTGCGCCAAGGCAGCCAGGGAAACCAGGCCCGGTATGCCTATTCCCGACTCAAGGAATGGGGCTATATCCGCTGA
- a CDS encoding BON domain-containing protein, producing MADEEYPEGPSFAEEMENLSDEEVEEAILDRILDQGEIDTENFHIQCQNGIVSVEGVLPSAEQYQQLMRLLRDDLQLEHVVDRIRIQDEVVFGDDEDVFTNYDQDFE from the coding sequence ATGGCGGATGAAGAATACCCGGAAGGCCCGTCTTTTGCTGAAGAGATGGAAAATCTTTCTGACGAAGAGGTGGAAGAGGCAATACTGGACCGCATATTGGACCAAGGAGAGATCGACACGGAGAACTTTCATATCCAATGCCAAAACGGGATTGTTTCCGTGGAAGGGGTCCTGCCCTCGGCGGAGCAGTATCAACAGCTCATGCGCCTGTTGCGCGACGACCTGCAGCTGGAGCATGTGGTGGACAGAATACGCATTCAGGATGAAGTGGTTTTTGGCGACGACGAGGATGTTTTCACCAATTACGATCAGGACTTTGAATAA
- the otsB gene encoding trehalose-phosphatase, giving the protein MSTARVSASLHSLPHALHSFQEVVTGLEDRMPAVFLDYDGTLTPIADHPDLAELSEPVRDTLRRLARLSWTGIISGRDLDNIRGLVQVDGLIYAGSHGFDLLIPGHGRIEPHPPSPVLDRVEQELRTLLQAFPGVHLERKRHSLAVHYRQALPRDLDAVQAGVERVLALHQGLRHFGGKKVIEIQPNLEWDKGQALLYILDLLPAWKGRGAPIYIGDDTTDEHAFAVLPLPGAGICVSEEERTTRAAYRLNTPREVHLFLEKLLRWLEGNGPSG; this is encoded by the coding sequence ATGTCCACTGCCCGTGTTTCAGCCAGCCTCCATTCCCTGCCCCACGCCCTGCACTCCTTTCAGGAGGTGGTCACTGGGCTGGAAGACAGGATGCCGGCCGTGTTTCTGGATTACGACGGGACCCTGACCCCCATCGCAGATCATCCTGATCTGGCGGAGCTTTCCGAGCCGGTGCGGGACACTCTTCGCCGCTTGGCCCGCCTGAGCTGGACCGGAATCATCAGTGGCCGGGACCTGGACAATATCCGGGGCCTGGTCCAGGTGGACGGCCTGATCTACGCCGGAAGCCACGGTTTCGATCTGCTGATCCCCGGTCACGGACGGATTGAGCCGCATCCCCCTTCACCCGTCCTGGACCGGGTCGAACAGGAACTGCGCACCCTGCTCCAGGCCTTTCCAGGCGTGCACCTCGAGCGCAAGCGGCACTCCCTGGCCGTACATTACCGTCAGGCACTGCCCCGGGACCTGGATGCAGTCCAGGCCGGGGTGGAAAGAGTCCTGGCCCTCCACCAGGGACTCCGGCACTTTGGGGGCAAGAAAGTGATCGAAATCCAGCCCAACCTGGAATGGGACAAGGGACAAGCGCTCCTGTATATCTTGGACCTCCTTCCTGCTTGGAAAGGGCGGGGCGCACCCATCTATATCGGAGATGACACCACAGACGAACACGCCTTTGCCGTGCTCCCCCTGCCTGGGGCAGGCATCTGCGTCAGCGAAGAGGAGCGCACCACCCGGGCCGCTTACCGGCTGAACACCCCCCGGGAGGTCCACCTCTTTTTGGAAAAGCTCCTCCGATGGCTGGAAGGTAACGGCCCCTCTGGGTAG
- a CDS encoding adenine nucleotide alpha hydrolase family protein: MKTKKPSASDPVSDLLPKQPTFSPAHPLPRGAKCTRCRGQAEIHLPSHHANFCPDCFLHFVHTAVGRGLKEMKFQPRPVMVAVSGGKDSLAVWDLVHQLGYETRGLHLNLDIPGFSEASSRAVADFALPRGLGWSEYSLKEIFGYSIPEVHGLLRGKTCSVCGRLKRAYFNRLTAGEGFNTLVTGHNLDDEAGRLLGNLVGRRLEHVAKQYPYLPSPHPRIPAKLKPLYRLEIKELLAYCELRGIVPVHETCSFSRGATSHTFKQALELMEQSMPGTKRSFLFSYLRDKPTATQGTSQVRERPETEGRETDEDTASGFGTCRVCGEPAYADLCGICSLYNRLVEKSKP; the protein is encoded by the coding sequence ATGAAGACAAAAAAGCCCTCGGCGAGTGATCCGGTTTCTGACCTGCTCCCCAAACAACCCACGTTCAGCCCTGCCCACCCCTTGCCCCGGGGGGCGAAATGCACCCGCTGCCGTGGGCAGGCCGAGATCCACCTGCCCTCCCATCACGCCAACTTCTGTCCGGACTGCTTTCTGCACTTTGTGCACACCGCAGTGGGCAGGGGATTAAAAGAGATGAAGTTTCAGCCCCGTCCCGTCATGGTCGCGGTGTCCGGAGGCAAGGACTCCCTGGCTGTCTGGGATCTTGTGCATCAGCTGGGGTATGAGACCAGGGGCCTGCACCTTAATCTGGACATCCCGGGGTTTTCCGAGGCCTCCAGCCGGGCAGTGGCCGACTTTGCCTTACCCCGCGGCCTGGGCTGGAGCGAGTACAGCCTCAAGGAGATCTTCGGGTACTCCATTCCCGAGGTTCACGGTCTGTTGCGGGGGAAGACCTGTTCCGTCTGTGGACGGCTCAAACGGGCCTACTTCAATCGGCTCACCGCCGGGGAAGGGTTTAATACCCTGGTCACCGGCCATAACCTGGACGACGAGGCCGGGCGGCTTCTGGGCAACCTCGTGGGCAGGCGCCTGGAGCACGTGGCCAAGCAATATCCCTACCTGCCGTCGCCCCACCCCCGGATCCCGGCCAAGCTCAAGCCCCTGTACCGCCTGGAGATCAAGGAGCTTCTGGCCTACTGCGAGCTGCGGGGGATTGTCCCGGTGCATGAAACCTGCTCCTTTTCCCGGGGAGCGACCTCCCACACCTTCAAGCAGGCCCTGGAGCTTATGGAACAGTCCATGCCCGGAACCAAACGCAGCTTTCTCTTTTCCTATCTGCGGGATAAACCAACGGCTACGCAAGGGACAAGCCAGGTCCGGGAACGCCCGGAGACCGAGGGGAGGGAAACAGACGAGGACACCGCATCCGGCTTCGGCACATGCCGCGTGTGCGGGGAGCCGGCCTATGCCGATCTATGCGGCATTTGCAGCTTATACAACCGCCTGGTGGAAAAATCCAAACCCTGA